In the Mycolicibacter sp. MU0102 genome, one interval contains:
- a CDS encoding acyl-CoA dehydrogenase family protein, producing MTTIDFAELHDDLRAVAVDLLHRDPAVDWSAVVDAGWAGLEVPEALGGAGASFAEVAVICQELGRAAAASHYLGSAVLAVGMLNSLQDSEVRDGLLADVAAGRARVAAVIGGSFTLDAERRLTGRADFVPDADGADRLLVVATDTSGADVAVVVETLSVTAQPVLDETRHVAAVTAERIEVADAAVLRFAGSAPTLGHRAAVAVACDSLGLAEAMLAATVSYAQTREQFGRPIGSFQAVKHACADMLVKVTVARTLVRDAVQSVATGGSDGSDVDAAVAMAKSYACVSAVDVVGKALQLHGGIGYTWESGIHMYLKRATFNRSLFGSPAAHRRRLAQRY from the coding sequence ATGACCACAATCGATTTCGCCGAACTGCACGACGACCTGCGCGCGGTCGCTGTCGATCTACTGCACCGTGACCCCGCGGTCGACTGGTCTGCCGTCGTCGACGCCGGCTGGGCGGGTCTGGAGGTTCCCGAAGCCCTCGGCGGTGCGGGGGCGAGTTTCGCCGAAGTCGCGGTGATCTGCCAGGAACTGGGCCGCGCCGCCGCAGCATCGCACTACCTGGGCTCTGCGGTGCTGGCGGTGGGCATGCTGAACAGCCTGCAGGACAGCGAGGTCCGCGACGGACTGCTGGCCGACGTCGCCGCCGGACGGGCCCGCGTTGCTGCGGTGATCGGGGGATCGTTCACCCTCGACGCCGAGCGGCGGCTGACCGGCCGTGCGGATTTCGTGCCGGACGCCGACGGCGCCGACCGGCTGCTGGTAGTGGCGACCGATACGTCCGGTGCTGATGTCGCGGTCGTCGTCGAGACGCTGAGCGTCACCGCGCAACCAGTGCTCGACGAAACCCGCCACGTCGCCGCCGTTACGGCCGAGCGGATCGAGGTGGCCGACGCGGCGGTGCTGCGGTTCGCCGGCAGCGCGCCGACGTTGGGGCATCGTGCGGCGGTCGCGGTGGCGTGCGACAGCCTCGGTCTGGCCGAGGCCATGCTCGCCGCGACGGTGTCGTATGCGCAGACGCGCGAGCAGTTCGGCCGGCCCATCGGCTCCTTCCAGGCGGTCAAACACGCCTGTGCGGACATGTTGGTGAAGGTCACGGTGGCCCGCACCTTGGTGCGCGATGCGGTCCAGTCGGTGGCGACGGGCGGGTCCGACGGCTCAGACGTGGACGCCGCCGTCGCCATGGCGAAGTCCTACGCCTGCGTTTCCGCCGTCGACGTGGTCGGCAAAGCGCTGCAACTGCACGGCGGCATCGGCTACACGTGGGAGAGCGGCATCCACATGTACCTGAAGCGCGCCACGTTCAACCGGTCGCTGTTCGGATCCCCGGCAGCGCACCGTCGTCGTCTCGCTCAACGGTATTAA
- a CDS encoding acyl-CoA dehydrogenase family protein, whose amino-acid sequence MTLDFDMGTRAGELRVQLRELIERELPERFPGAFTDDPADLAAAQRFCQVLAEQDLLCLSWPEQFGGAGASVWEQTVVREEMWAHHEPRGAQYMGVNWVGPIIMRHGTAAQQRRHLPPIAAGEVIWCQGFSEPEAGSDLASLRTHARRDGDGWLINGQKIWTSYATMAQWCFLLVRTTRVGEGSVTKKQQGLTVFLVPMDNPAITVRPLGTMMGPHHLNEVFFDDLRVTDADVLGELDAGWSIVADVMAFERVGIARYARCERLLAAAPNALGQRWQALPGEVIARWVRMLTHCRRARLMAYRVVSLQASGRIAPGDAAAYRIAVTRLDQESAEVLMEIAAEAPDSPPGQWYRQEVEDHWRYSQAATVSSGSIEMQRILLSRALLAEAR is encoded by the coding sequence ATGACCCTCGACTTCGACATGGGGACGCGCGCCGGCGAACTGCGGGTCCAGCTGCGCGAGCTGATCGAACGGGAGCTGCCCGAACGCTTCCCGGGTGCGTTCACCGACGACCCCGCAGATCTTGCTGCAGCACAACGGTTCTGCCAGGTGCTGGCGGAGCAGGATCTGCTGTGTCTGTCCTGGCCGGAGCAATTCGGCGGGGCGGGCGCATCGGTGTGGGAGCAGACCGTGGTGCGCGAGGAGATGTGGGCGCATCATGAGCCGCGCGGGGCGCAGTACATGGGGGTGAACTGGGTCGGGCCGATCATCATGCGGCACGGCACCGCCGCGCAGCAGCGCCGCCACCTGCCGCCGATCGCGGCCGGCGAGGTGATCTGGTGCCAGGGCTTCTCCGAACCCGAAGCCGGGTCGGACCTGGCCTCGTTGCGCACCCACGCCCGACGCGATGGTGACGGCTGGCTGATCAACGGTCAGAAGATCTGGACCTCCTACGCGACCATGGCGCAGTGGTGCTTCCTGTTGGTGCGCACCACCCGGGTCGGTGAAGGATCGGTCACCAAGAAGCAGCAGGGCCTGACGGTGTTCCTGGTCCCGATGGACAACCCCGCCATCACCGTCCGGCCACTGGGCACCATGATGGGCCCGCACCACCTCAACGAGGTGTTCTTCGACGACCTGCGCGTCACCGACGCCGACGTGCTCGGCGAACTCGACGCCGGTTGGTCGATCGTGGCCGACGTGATGGCTTTCGAGCGAGTCGGAATCGCTCGCTACGCGCGCTGCGAACGGCTGCTTGCCGCGGCGCCGAATGCCCTCGGACAGCGCTGGCAGGCCCTGCCCGGCGAGGTGATCGCCCGATGGGTCCGCATGCTCACGCACTGCCGCCGGGCTCGGCTGATGGCCTACCGGGTGGTGTCACTGCAGGCCAGCGGCCGCATAGCGCCCGGTGACGCCGCCGCCTACCGGATCGCGGTCACCCGGCTGGACCAGGAGAGCGCGGAGGTGCTGATGGAGATCGCCGCCGAAGCCCCCGACAGCCCACCGGGGCAGTGGTATCGCCAGGAGGTCGAAGACCACTGGCGCTACTCACAGGCGGCCACGGTGTCCTCGGGCAGCATCGAGATGCAGCGCATCCTGCTGTCGCGCGCCCTGCTGGCGGAGGCGCGATGA
- a CDS encoding enoyl-CoA hydratase/isomerase family protein, which yields MKYDLPQEITVTGDGPVRTVTINRPDELNSVNANLHWGLANVWRRLAADKAVRVVVLTGAGRAFSAGGDLNWITTFLHDDAARDESIREGAQIVEEMLRFPLPIIAAVNGPAVGLGCSVAVLCDIVLISQSAYLADPHVAVGLVAGDGGAALWPLITPILRSREYLYTGDRIDAATAVELGLASRTVAPEELLPQAHQLADRLAAQPPEALQGTKRVVNMYLSQVLAGPLQAGFAAEVTTMKSDEHRQRLLAFAERARKT from the coding sequence ATGAAATACGACCTGCCCCAGGAGATCACAGTGACCGGCGATGGCCCGGTCCGCACCGTCACGATCAACCGTCCCGACGAGCTGAACAGTGTCAACGCCAACCTGCACTGGGGCCTGGCCAATGTGTGGCGCCGACTGGCGGCCGATAAGGCAGTCCGGGTCGTGGTGCTGACCGGCGCCGGGCGGGCGTTCTCCGCCGGCGGCGACCTGAACTGGATCACCACCTTCCTGCACGACGACGCCGCCCGAGACGAGAGCATCCGCGAAGGGGCGCAGATCGTCGAAGAGATGCTGCGGTTCCCGCTGCCGATCATCGCGGCCGTCAACGGCCCCGCGGTCGGATTGGGCTGCAGCGTGGCGGTGCTCTGCGACATCGTGTTGATTTCGCAGAGCGCCTATCTCGCTGACCCGCACGTCGCGGTCGGGTTGGTCGCCGGTGACGGGGGAGCCGCGCTCTGGCCGCTGATCACCCCGATCTTGCGATCCCGCGAATACCTCTACACCGGCGATCGCATCGATGCGGCCACCGCCGTCGAGCTGGGACTGGCCAGCCGCACGGTGGCCCCCGAAGAGCTGCTGCCGCAAGCACATCAGCTGGCCGACCGCCTGGCGGCGCAGCCGCCCGAGGCGCTGCAGGGCACCAAGCGGGTGGTCAACATGTATCTGTCGCAGGTGCTGGCCGGGCCGCTGCAAGCCGGGTTCGCCGCCGAGGTGACGACCATGAAGTCCGACGAACACCGGCAGCGTTTGCTCGCCTTCGCAGAGCGGGCGAGGAAGACATGA
- a CDS encoding acyl-CoA dehydrogenase family protein produces the protein MSGGMSFELTEDQQLIRQSVAELAAKFDDHYWMTKDQAHEFPQEFYDAIAGGGWLGMTIPEKYGGHGLGITEATILAEEVARSGGGMNAASSIHMSIFGMQPVVVFGSDEMKAETLPRIVNGDLHVCFGVTEPTAGLDTSRITTFAKRDGSDYVVNGRKVWISKALESEKILLLTRTESRDDVEKRGAKPTDGLTLFLTDIDRDHVDIRPITKMGRNAVSSNEVFIDDLRIPAEHRIGEEGKGFSYILHGLNPERMLIAAEALGIGRVALDRAVKYANERVVFDRPIGMNQGIQFPLADSLARLDAAELILRKATWLYDNGKSCGREANMAKYLCADAGFAAADRALQTHGGMGYSEEYNISRFFRESRLMKIAPVSQEMILNFLGSHVLGLPRSY, from the coding sequence ATGTCCGGCGGAATGAGCTTCGAACTGACCGAGGATCAGCAGCTGATCCGGCAGTCGGTCGCCGAACTCGCGGCGAAATTCGACGACCACTACTGGATGACCAAGGACCAGGCGCACGAATTCCCGCAGGAGTTCTACGACGCCATCGCCGGCGGCGGCTGGCTGGGCATGACCATCCCCGAGAAATACGGCGGCCACGGTCTGGGCATCACCGAGGCCACCATCCTGGCCGAGGAAGTGGCGCGATCGGGCGGCGGGATGAACGCCGCCAGCTCGATCCACATGTCGATCTTCGGCATGCAGCCGGTCGTGGTCTTCGGCTCGGACGAGATGAAGGCCGAAACCCTGCCCCGTATCGTCAATGGCGACCTGCACGTGTGCTTCGGCGTCACCGAACCGACCGCGGGCCTGGACACCTCCCGCATCACCACCTTCGCCAAGCGCGATGGCAGCGATTACGTGGTGAACGGCCGCAAGGTCTGGATCTCCAAAGCCCTGGAGTCCGAGAAGATCCTGCTGCTGACCCGCACCGAGTCCCGCGACGACGTGGAAAAGCGCGGGGCCAAACCCACCGATGGTCTGACCCTGTTCCTCACCGACATCGACCGCGACCACGTCGACATCCGGCCGATCACCAAAATGGGCCGCAACGCGGTGTCGTCCAATGAGGTGTTCATCGACGACCTGCGCATCCCGGCCGAACACCGGATCGGTGAAGAGGGCAAGGGTTTTTCCTACATCCTGCACGGGCTCAACCCGGAGCGCATGCTGATCGCCGCCGAGGCGCTGGGCATCGGCCGGGTCGCACTCGACCGTGCGGTCAAGTACGCCAACGAGCGGGTGGTGTTCGACCGGCCGATCGGCATGAACCAGGGGATCCAGTTTCCGCTCGCCGACTCACTGGCCCGCCTGGACGCCGCCGAGCTGATCCTGCGCAAGGCCACCTGGCTCTACGACAACGGCAAGTCCTGCGGCCGTGAGGCCAACATGGCCAAGTATTTGTGTGCCGATGCAGGTTTCGCGGCCGCCGACCGAGCTTTGCAGACTCACGGCGGGATGGGCTACTCGGAGGAATACAACATCTCCCGGTTCTTCCGCGAGTCCCGCCTGATGAAGATCGCACCGGTCAGCCAGGAGATGATCCTGAACTTCCTGGGTTCCCATGTGCTCGGCCTGCCGAGGAGCTACTGA
- a CDS encoding acyl-CoA dehydrogenase family protein — translation MTADNDFRLQVRQWCRDNIPADWRRAQTGVSEQEFVDFQRSWFATLHSAGFAVPHWPREWGGGMSVADQAVLYQELAVHDAPRLVLAFVGIHHAAATLLAAGTPEQRSRHLPAILDGEIWVQGFSEPEAGSDLASLRTTARRVGDDYVVNGQKLWASGASHAQWCLLLARTDPHAPKRKGISYFLLDMATPGVQVRPIRNAVGDQHFCEIFLDDVVIPAANLIGAENAGWQVAQATLGAERGMTMLELAERLGCAGFRWLAQSAPSDDPVVADRLAQLETEITGLRGMCRQLVHDVEAGTAGPADASIVKLFYSEVLQRLTDFGAEIGGPAAHAVLNKPLSSGWESGSWVLDFIGSWEWTIPGGSSEIQRTIIGERGLGLPREPSMP, via the coding sequence ATGACCGCCGACAACGACTTTCGCCTTCAGGTGCGCCAGTGGTGCCGCGACAACATCCCCGCGGACTGGCGCCGCGCCCAGACCGGCGTGAGCGAGCAGGAGTTCGTCGACTTCCAGCGCAGCTGGTTCGCCACCCTGCACAGCGCCGGGTTCGCGGTCCCGCACTGGCCGCGCGAATGGGGCGGCGGGATGTCCGTGGCTGACCAGGCCGTGCTGTACCAGGAGCTCGCCGTCCACGACGCGCCCCGGCTGGTGCTGGCCTTCGTCGGCATCCACCACGCGGCCGCCACCTTGCTGGCGGCCGGAACACCGGAGCAGCGCAGCCGGCATCTGCCCGCGATCCTCGACGGCGAGATCTGGGTGCAGGGCTTCTCCGAACCCGAAGCCGGCTCGGATCTGGCATCGCTGCGCACCACCGCGCGCCGGGTGGGCGATGACTATGTGGTGAACGGCCAGAAGTTGTGGGCCAGCGGCGCGAGCCACGCCCAATGGTGTCTGCTGCTGGCCCGTACCGACCCGCACGCCCCCAAACGCAAAGGCATCTCGTATTTCCTGCTGGACATGGCCACCCCCGGCGTGCAGGTGCGGCCAATCCGCAACGCCGTCGGCGACCAGCATTTCTGCGAGATCTTCCTCGACGACGTGGTCATCCCGGCGGCCAACCTGATCGGGGCGGAGAACGCCGGCTGGCAGGTGGCGCAGGCGACCCTGGGCGCCGAGCGCGGGATGACCATGCTCGAGCTCGCCGAGCGATTGGGCTGCGCCGGTTTTCGGTGGCTGGCGCAATCCGCGCCGAGCGATGACCCGGTGGTGGCCGATCGGCTGGCGCAGCTGGAGACCGAGATCACCGGACTGCGCGGCATGTGCCGCCAACTGGTGCACGACGTCGAAGCCGGCACCGCCGGGCCGGCCGACGCTTCGATCGTGAAGCTCTTCTACAGCGAGGTACTGCAGCGGCTCACCGATTTCGGTGCCGAGATCGGTGGGCCGGCGGCCCACGCCGTGCTGAACAAGCCGCTGTCCAGCGGCTGGGAATCGGGATCGTGGGTACTGGACTTCATCGGCTCGTGGGAGTGGACCATCCCCGGCGGCTCCAGCGAGATCCAGCGCACCATCATCGGCGAACGCGGTCTCGGCCTGCCGAGAGAGCCGAGCATGCCATGA
- a CDS encoding SDR family NAD(P)-dependent oxidoreductase, which produces MAGYFDLTGRSAVVTGAAGGIGSAVAAALAEAGAAVLVTDVDGDAAAAVAERISASGGRAASVALDVTDRDSAEAAAAKAAELADGKVHILINNAGVTRPAMFDKLTAESMRLLLDVHTVGAFNCTQAVLPYVPTDGTGRIVNVTSAAGLTGTLGQVNYSAAKAALIGFTKSLARELATKQICVNALAPLAATPMTETIRTNEKFAANMMNRIPMKRWAEPGEVAGAFVFMASDAASYVTGQVLPVDGGMVM; this is translated from the coding sequence ATGGCCGGCTACTTCGACCTGACCGGCCGAAGCGCGGTGGTGACGGGGGCAGCCGGCGGCATCGGCTCGGCAGTGGCGGCCGCACTCGCCGAAGCCGGTGCGGCGGTACTGGTCACCGACGTTGACGGAGATGCGGCAGCCGCGGTGGCCGAACGGATTTCGGCCTCTGGTGGGCGGGCCGCATCGGTGGCGCTCGATGTCACAGACCGGGACTCGGCCGAGGCGGCCGCCGCCAAGGCCGCGGAACTGGCCGACGGGAAGGTCCACATCCTGATCAACAATGCGGGGGTGACCCGCCCGGCGATGTTCGACAAGCTCACCGCCGAGTCGATGCGACTGCTGCTCGACGTGCACACCGTCGGCGCCTTCAACTGCACCCAGGCCGTGCTGCCGTATGTCCCCACCGACGGCACCGGCCGCATCGTCAACGTGACCTCGGCGGCGGGCCTGACCGGCACCCTCGGGCAGGTCAACTACTCGGCGGCCAAGGCGGCACTGATCGGCTTCACCAAATCGCTGGCCCGGGAACTGGCGACCAAACAGATCTGCGTCAACGCGCTGGCGCCGCTGGCGGCGACCCCGATGACCGAGACCATCCGCACCAATGAGAAGTTTGCGGCCAACATGATGAACCGCATCCCGATGAAGCGCTGGGCCGAGCCCGGCGAGGTCGCCGGCGCGTTCGTCTTCATGGCCTCCGATGCCGCCTCCTACGTCACCGGGCAGGTACTGCCGGTCGACGGCGGCATGGTGATGTGA
- a CDS encoding acyl-CoA dehydrogenase family protein has translation MNLELGADAQEYGRAALRAFEAGGGDELVQHADADPGLREQLVGPILRGLGADELKPRADADELEAAAALCRAAGYWALPYPVAECLSAPADLDVDGLIVVADHAPAGVVAGLSQRWATVTLAGVRSTVVAQTDTGPALVAGLTLAQLDDAGAGDVALALTLPCWTLLGMLDRAMDLTIAHVRLREQFGQALSAFQGVQFQLTDAEVERAGVDMLAKYALWSIATGRPEATDDALALRSAALEAAEVVFRICHQLHGAVGFCDETALSWLSRYSQPLRRLPWGLSATRDRLASRAQQTGLTGLYA, from the coding sequence ATGAATCTCGAACTCGGCGCGGACGCGCAAGAATACGGTCGGGCAGCGCTGCGGGCATTTGAAGCCGGCGGCGGCGACGAGTTGGTGCAGCACGCAGACGCCGACCCCGGCCTGCGGGAGCAATTGGTCGGCCCGATCCTGCGGGGGCTGGGAGCCGACGAGCTGAAGCCCCGCGCCGACGCCGACGAACTCGAAGCCGCCGCCGCGCTGTGCCGCGCCGCCGGGTACTGGGCGCTGCCGTACCCGGTGGCTGAATGCCTCTCCGCACCAGCTGATCTCGACGTTGACGGGCTGATCGTGGTCGCCGACCATGCCCCCGCCGGCGTGGTGGCGGGACTGTCGCAGCGGTGGGCTACGGTCACGCTGGCCGGGGTGCGCAGCACGGTCGTGGCGCAGACCGACACCGGGCCGGCCCTGGTGGCGGGCCTGACCTTGGCGCAGCTTGACGACGCCGGCGCCGGCGATGTCGCGCTGGCGCTGACGCTGCCCTGCTGGACGCTGCTGGGGATGCTGGACCGGGCAATGGATCTGACGATCGCCCACGTGCGGCTGCGCGAACAGTTCGGCCAGGCGCTGTCGGCGTTCCAGGGCGTGCAGTTCCAGCTCACCGACGCCGAGGTGGAGCGCGCCGGGGTGGACATGCTGGCCAAATACGCGCTGTGGAGCATCGCGACCGGGCGACCCGAAGCCACCGATGACGCGCTGGCGCTGCGATCGGCGGCGCTGGAAGCCGCCGAAGTGGTGTTCCGCATCTGCCACCAACTGCACGGCGCCGTCGGGTTCTGCGACGAGACCGCACTGTCGTGGCTGTCGCGCTACAGCCAGCCGCTGCGCCGCCTGCCGTGGGGACTGTCGGCCACCCGCGACCGGCTGGCCAGCCGCGCCCAACAGACCGGTCTGACGGGACTCTACGCATGA
- a CDS encoding thiamine pyrophosphate-binding protein — MGVPVYRRILELFEAEGVNTLFGIPDPNFVHMFVEAEQRGWSVVAPHHEESAGFMAEAASRMTGRPGLCIGTLGPGVANIAGAMMCAKVENSPVVFLGGQRARITERRVRRGRIQFVRQEELFTPSVKYSASIEYADQTDEIVHEAIRRAMSGTPGPAYIEYPSHVILEELDVADPPEPHRYRLVNQRAGAPEVEQAAEIIRKASSPILLVGHGVHTSRSAPAVAELAELMACPVIQTSGGTAFIPGLEERTFPYGFSTAAVEAVAGSDVCVALGTELGEPVHYGTTRHWADKNGERKWIYVEQDPLAIGVNRPVDVALVGDLRGIVPQLVEELKGNPRTPSADLDRWIKQDADQLAELAETAPAGRSPVHPARFVVEATRAFPAEGIMVRDGGATVIFQWTYSQAKPHDVMWNQNFGHLGTGLPYAVGASVAEGGKRPVMLLTSDSAFLFHIAELETAARLGLPLVCVVGVDHQWGLEVGVYKRTFEQPSPQPGVHWGKDVRFDKIAEGMGARGEFVDDETQIGPAIERALAAGGTAVIHVCIDPKANSEEMPNYAEFRTWYAEGTQ; from the coding sequence GTGGGTGTGCCCGTCTATCGCCGGATCCTGGAACTGTTCGAAGCCGAAGGCGTCAACACGCTGTTCGGCATCCCCGACCCCAACTTCGTACACATGTTCGTCGAGGCCGAACAACGGGGTTGGTCGGTGGTGGCGCCGCACCACGAGGAGAGCGCCGGGTTCATGGCCGAGGCCGCCTCGCGGATGACCGGCCGGCCGGGCCTGTGCATCGGCACCCTGGGCCCGGGGGTGGCCAACATCGCCGGCGCCATGATGTGCGCGAAGGTCGAGAACTCCCCGGTGGTGTTCCTCGGCGGGCAGCGCGCCCGCATCACCGAGCGCCGAGTGCGGCGCGGGCGCATCCAATTCGTCCGCCAGGAAGAACTTTTCACGCCGTCGGTGAAGTACAGTGCGTCGATCGAATACGCCGATCAGACCGACGAGATCGTGCACGAGGCCATCCGCCGCGCTATGTCGGGCACTCCCGGTCCGGCCTATATCGAATACCCGTCGCACGTCATTCTCGAAGAGCTCGACGTCGCCGATCCGCCCGAGCCGCACCGCTACCGGCTGGTGAACCAGCGAGCCGGCGCGCCCGAGGTCGAGCAAGCCGCCGAGATCATCCGCAAGGCGTCCAGCCCCATCCTGCTGGTGGGCCACGGGGTACACACCTCGCGCAGTGCGCCTGCGGTCGCCGAGCTGGCCGAGCTGATGGCCTGCCCGGTGATCCAGACCTCCGGTGGCACCGCGTTCATCCCGGGCCTGGAAGAACGCACCTTCCCCTACGGCTTCTCCACCGCGGCCGTTGAGGCAGTCGCCGGGTCGGACGTCTGCGTGGCGCTGGGCACCGAACTGGGCGAGCCGGTGCACTACGGCACCACCCGCCATTGGGCCGACAAGAACGGCGAGCGCAAGTGGATCTACGTCGAACAGGACCCGCTGGCGATCGGCGTGAACCGGCCGGTGGACGTAGCCCTGGTGGGTGACCTGCGCGGCATCGTTCCGCAGTTGGTCGAGGAGCTCAAAGGCAATCCCCGCACCCCCTCTGCCGACCTGGACCGGTGGATCAAACAGGACGCCGACCAGCTTGCCGAACTGGCCGAAACCGCCCCGGCTGGTCGTTCCCCGGTGCACCCGGCGCGTTTCGTGGTCGAGGCCACTCGGGCTTTCCCGGCCGAGGGCATCATGGTCCGCGACGGCGGGGCGACGGTGATCTTCCAATGGACCTATTCGCAGGCCAAGCCGCACGACGTGATGTGGAACCAGAACTTCGGGCACCTGGGCACCGGGTTGCCCTATGCCGTGGGCGCCTCGGTCGCCGAGGGCGGCAAGCGGCCGGTGATGCTGCTGACCAGCGACTCGGCGTTCCTGTTCCACATCGCTGAGCTGGAGACCGCGGCCCGGCTGGGCCTGCCGTTGGTCTGCGTCGTGGGTGTGGACCACCAATGGGGTCTGGAAGTCGGCGTCTACAAGCGGACCTTCGAGCAACCCTCGCCGCAGCCCGGCGTGCACTGGGGCAAGGACGTCCGATTCGACAAGATCGCCGAGGGCATGGGCGCACGCGGGGAGTTCGTCGACGACGAAACGCAGATCGGGCCGGCCATCGAGCGTGCTCTCGCCGCCGGCGGGACCGCGGTGATCCACGTCTGCATCGACCCCAAGGCCAACTCCGAAGAGATGCCCAACTATGCCGAGTTCCGTACCTGGTACGCCGAAGGAACCCAGTAA
- a CDS encoding CaiB/BaiF CoA transferase family protein, producing the protein MPQPSTAPLAGITVVALEQAVSAPMCTRALADFGARVIKVENPDGGDFARYYDDVVHGQAAHFVWVNRGKESVALDLKSEAGRDVLRRILDRADVLVSNLAPGATARLGLSPEQMAHRHPNVIAVEIDGYGAGGPLSHKRAYDLLVQAESGVCSVTGSPGAPAKPGPPVADVTTGLYAALSIMALLVGRKGAGAHADSPAPSVSVSLFDTMAEMMGYHLTYARHSGIDQQPLGMSSPAVAPYGAYPTADGHTVVLGTTNDREWQRLARELLGRNDLADDPRFSGNADRVANRAILDEAIAAWCVRHELAHIQDAADAAGIGNARYNTPSDVLAHPQLAARDRWHSIDTPAGAIPSLLPPPVISGYQSPMGAVPGLGEHTDTVLDELGLTGEEIVALRANGVIRQAGR; encoded by the coding sequence ATGCCGCAGCCCTCAACCGCACCGCTGGCCGGCATCACGGTGGTGGCGCTGGAACAGGCGGTGTCGGCGCCGATGTGCACCCGCGCCCTGGCCGACTTCGGTGCGCGGGTCATCAAGGTGGAAAACCCCGACGGCGGTGACTTCGCCCGCTACTACGACGACGTGGTGCACGGCCAGGCGGCGCACTTCGTCTGGGTCAATCGGGGCAAAGAGTCAGTGGCCTTGGACCTGAAGAGCGAAGCGGGACGCGATGTCCTGCGCCGCATCTTGGACCGCGCCGACGTGCTGGTGTCCAACCTCGCGCCGGGTGCCACCGCACGGCTGGGTCTTTCCCCCGAGCAGATGGCGCACCGGCACCCGAACGTGATCGCCGTCGAGATCGACGGCTACGGTGCCGGCGGACCACTGTCGCACAAACGGGCCTACGACCTGCTGGTGCAGGCCGAATCGGGAGTGTGCTCGGTGACCGGCAGCCCGGGTGCCCCGGCCAAGCCGGGCCCGCCGGTCGCCGACGTCACCACCGGCCTGTACGCGGCGCTGTCGATCATGGCGTTGCTGGTCGGCCGCAAAGGAGCAGGTGCCCACGCTGATTCGCCGGCGCCGTCGGTCAGCGTCAGCCTGTTCGACACGATGGCCGAGATGATGGGCTACCACCTGACCTATGCCCGGCACTCCGGGATCGACCAGCAGCCGCTGGGCATGAGCTCCCCGGCGGTGGCGCCCTACGGCGCGTATCCGACCGCGGACGGCCACACCGTGGTGCTGGGCACCACCAACGACCGCGAATGGCAGCGGCTGGCCCGGGAACTGCTGGGCCGCAACGATCTCGCCGATGATCCACGTTTTTCCGGCAACGCCGACCGGGTCGCGAACCGGGCGATCCTGGACGAGGCGATCGCCGCGTGGTGCGTCCGTCACGAGTTGGCTCACATCCAGGACGCCGCCGATGCCGCCGGGATCGGCAACGCCCGCTACAACACGCCCAGCGACGTGCTGGCGCATCCCCAACTGGCCGCCCGCGACCGCTGGCACAGCATCGACACCCCGGCCGGCGCCATCCCGTCGTTGTTGCCGCCGCCGGTGATCTCCGGCTACCAGTCGCCGATGGGGGCGGTGCCGGGCCTGGGCGAACACACCGACACCGTGCTGGACGAACTGGGTCTGACCGGCGAGGAGATCGTCGCCCTGCGCGCCAACGGTGTCATACGGCAGGCTGGGCGCTGA